The Sinorhizobium fredii genome contains the following window.
GCCTTGGCACTCTTTCCGCCAGTCCCGACCGCCCATTCCGGTCTGCACGCTCTCCAAAACCCCTTCGGGCCGGCGCAGTCATGGGGCTATGGCGGCGCAGGGGCTGTTTGGTGCGACAGTGGCGCTTGTTATTCTGACGATCAATTGTGGATCGATGACGCCTCTCATGTCCGGCCCTCAGTGATCTCGCGCACTGCCGCGATGGCCTCGTCGACAGCGGCACGGTTGACATCGAGATGGGTGACCCAGCGCATGCGCCCACCGGGCCAGAAACTCGCCGCGATGCCGAGTTCACGTAGCGCCTCGGACAGCCGGGTCGCCAGATAGGGCGCGAGCTCGACAAAGACCACGTTTGATTGCGGCGGGGTCACCTTCAGCCCCTCAATTCCCGCAAATGCTTGCGCGAGCACCCGAGCATTGGCGTGGTCCTCGGCCAGCCGGTCGACGTGGTGGTCGAGCGCGTACAGCCCAGCCGCCGCAATTATCCCTGCCTGCCGCATTCCGCCGCCAAGCATCTTCCGCCACCGGCGCGCACTGGCGATCAATGGGGCATCGCCGACCAGCACTGATCCGAGCGGCGCCCCCAGCCCCTTTGAAAGGCACAGCGACACGCTATCGAAGCCCTCTGCCAGGTACCCGACATCAACGCCGAGCGCCGCAGCCGCGTTGAACAGCCGCGCACCATCGAGATGGGTGGCGAGCTTCCGCTCCCGCGCAAATTCGAGGACCTCGGCCAGATGATCGCGCGGCAGGACCCGCCCGGCGAACGTGTTCTCGATGGTGACCAGTCGCGTGATCGCAAAATGCGGATCGTCGTCCTTCACCGCGGCGTGAAGGTCCTCGATGGGGATTGTCCCGTCGGCGCGCACCGGCAAGGGTTGCGGCTGGACCGAGCCCAGCACCGCAGCGCCTCCGGCTTCCCACAGATAGGTATGAGCTCCGGTTGCGCAGAGAAATTCCTCGCCGCGCTGGCAATGGCTCATGATCGCAGCGAGATTGGACATGGTGCCGGTTGGCATGAACAGTCCCGCTTCCTTGCCGAACAGTGCGGCAAGTCGGGCCTCGAGCGCCTTGATCGTGGGATCGTCGCCAAGGACATCGTCGCCCACCTCGGCGGCAGCCATCGCCGCACGCATGCCAAGGGTTGGACGGGTGACCGTATCGGAACGGAAATCAAGGCGGATGACAGGTGTTTGCATAGTCCAGGTCCCTGGGTGCGGCTGTCTTGGTGATACAGCCAAACGACTGGGCCGGGCTATCGAATTTTGCTGACGGCTTTTGGTGATGCAGGATCACCAATGAGGCGATCAGTATTTCCTCGATTGACGACTGGCGCGACGGTTTATTGTGACCGAGAACTGATACCAAGGCGCATTGAGCAGCACCATGGGCCCGCTGGTTCAGTCCGATGGACATGATGCGCCACGGCTGGATGAGCTTGTTCCATGCAGCGCAGCAATGGGCGACGATATCGTTGTAGTCCTTGAAGATGCGGTTCGAGAGCCAGTTGTCGCGCATGAACTGCCAGACGTTCTCTACGGGGTTCAGTTCCGGCGAGCGCGGCGGCAGGAACATCATGGTAATGTTGTCGGGTACCTTGAGCTTCGGCGTGACGTGCCATCCGGCCAGATTACGGCCCGGCTGATTTCGGCGAGGTGCCCCTGCATGGCTTCGGTGTCGCGCCAAGGTAGCACGAGGCCGACGCCCTTGCCCTTCCCGGACAGATGGCGCCGAAGATGTAGGCCCACATGGTTCGCTGGTCCGCGGACGCGGATGGCCGGGTTCCGCGACGCGCCCAACGCCGCGTAATCCAGTTCTTCGGCCTATCCGCGCTTCGTCGGCCCACCACAGTCGATGTCCGTGCCCTGCGGGAGCTTGGCTCTGATTTCTGCCAGAGGGGCGGGGAAGTCTTTTTTAGAAGCGGCCGCCTCGATGTCGTTCTGCGCGTTGTGGCCTGGGCGGGCCGAGAGCTTGGCGAAGCCGAACGCCTTCAACTCACGCCCGACCGTCGTCTCACCGATCGAGATGCGGAATTCCTGAAAGATCCACTGCACCAGATCCTTGCGCCGCCAGCGGACGACACCGCGGAGCGAGGGATCCGCCCGCTCTCGACGATCTTCGCCAGCGCCTGGCGCTGCGCGTGGTTCAACTTCGCCCGACCGCGGGGCCCTTGCGATACGCAAGTCCGTCGGGGCCGCGCGTGTTGAAGCGCAGGACCCAATCCCGCACGATCTGCAGAGCCACGCTGCCGATCCGCGCAGTACCCGAGCCGCCGTCATAAATTGTTGCAAGAGCCAGCAACCGCCAGGACTGATTGGCATCCTTCGCCTGCCGTGCAAGTTGCCGAAGAGCTGCACCGTCGAAAGCAACAAAACCGCTGAACCCATTGCCAACCTCCTGTTTAGCAGCATGGATTTCAGATTCCTGCCTTCTTGGGATCCTATGAGAGTCGGAAGCGGCGCTCGTCGGTCATACCTAAGCAATCCTACGTCCGCCTCCTCCGGAAGCCTTGAGCTGGTTGGTGACTGCACGCCAGCATGAACTCCCGAATGGAGGCAGGCGAGCGGGTCGCTACCAGCCGCTCCAAAGATGACGGGGTAGCGTGTAGAGTTCAGTCAGGGTTTCCACTGCGCTCCCCCCGATCGAAGAATTTTGTCGATTTCCCCTCCAGCCCCCTGTTCCGCCACAGAATCCGCAATATCCGTTTCAGTGACAACGGCCTCCTCAAATGTGCAGTCAGCCAATAGCCTGGCTCGCCAAGCAGAAAGTTCGAACCGCCGATATCTGAGACCGGCCTTTTGCACCCCGAACCATCGCAATGACTCCGCCCTCGTGAGGCAGCCCGCAGCCTTCGAGCAATGAGGAAAGGCCGCTTTGTTCAGGGATGTCGATGCGCACGAAACGACCTTCCTTGCCGGAGAGGATGAAGGCAATCAAATCCCTCGCCTGTGCCGCGTTTTCTGCCACGACCGGGCCGATGACTTCACCCATCCCGAAAAAACGCGTGGCCGCGAAGGCGACGATATCGCCATCGTTCCGGATAACGGCGAAGGGACCCTCCTTCA
Protein-coding sequences here:
- the ltaE gene encoding low-specificity L-threonine aldolase, which translates into the protein MAAAEVGDDVLGDDPTIKALEARLAALFGKEAGLFMPTGTMSNLAAIMSHCQRGEEFLCATGAHTYLWEAGGAAVLGSVQPQPLPVRADGTIPIEDLHAAVKDDDPHFAITRLVTIENTFAGRVLPRDHLAEVLEFARERKLATHLDGARLFNAAAALGVDVGYLAEGFDSVSLCLSKGLGAPLGSVLVGDAPLIASARRWRKMLGGGMRQAGIIAAAGLYALDHHVDRLAEDHANARVLAQAFAGIEGLKVTPPQSNVVFVELAPYLATRLSEALRELGIAASFWPGGRMRWVTHLDVNRAAVDEAIAAVREITEGRT